One genomic segment of Euwallacea fornicatus isolate EFF26 chromosome 18, ASM4011564v1, whole genome shotgun sequence includes these proteins:
- the RpS3A gene encoding small ribosomal subunit protein eS1 produces MAVGKNKGLSKGGKKGVKKKVVDPFTRKDWYDVKAPSMFATRQVGKTLVNRTQGTKIASEGLKGRVFEVSLADLQNDNDAERSFRKFRLIAEDVQGRYVLTNFHGMDLTTDKLRSMVKKWQSLIEASADVKTSDGYLLRVFCIGFTQKDPQFSQRKTCYAQHTQIRQIRKKMVDIITRDIQGSDLKEVVNKLLPDSIAKDIEKACQGIYPLHDVYIRKVKVLKKPRYELSKLLELHGDAKGSGEGSGDPGAKVDRPEGYEPPVQDNV; encoded by the exons ATGGCGGTGGGTAAAAATAAAGGTCTATCAAAAGGTGGTAAAAAAGGAGTCAAAAAGAAGGT TGTGGACCCATTCACCAGGAAAGACTGGTATGATGTTAAGGCCCCTTCAATGTTTGCTACTAGGCAAGTGGGCAAGACCTTAGTCAACCGCACTCAGGGCACTAAGATTGCGTCCGAGGGCCTTAAAG GTCGAGTTTTTGAGGTGAGCTTGGCTGATTTACAGAATGACAATGATGCCGAGAGGTCTTTCCGGAAGTTCAGGCTGATAGCTGAGGATGTGCAAG GTCGTTACGTCCTCACGAACTTCCATGGTATGGATCTCACCACTGACAAATTAAGGTCAATGGTCAAAAAATGGCAGTCCCTAATTGAAGCATCTGCTGATGTGAAAACCTCTGATGGATATTTATTGAGGGTGTTCTGCATTGGATTTACACAGAAAGATCCTCAGTTTTCACAGAGGAAAACCTGCTATGCACAACACACCCAA ATTAGACAAATCAGAAAAAAGATGGTTGACATCATTACCCGTGACATTCAAGGGTCTGATCTTAAGGAGGTAGTCAACAAGTTATTGCCAGACAGTATCGCTAAGGACATTGAAAAGGCCTGTCAGGGAATCTATCCTCTTCATGATGTCTATATCCGTAAAGTCAAG GTACTAAAGAAGCCACGTTATgaactttccaaacttttggaATTGCACGGCGATGCTAAGGGATCTGGGGAAGGTTCAGGTGACCCAGGCGCAAAGGTGGATCGGCCGGAAGGATACGAGCCACCAGTACAGGATAACGTATGA